Part of the Leptospira johnsonii genome is shown below.
GGAGATATTGAATTCGCTATTTAGATCGGTTCATACAATTAAAGGAACCGCTGGAATGTACGATTTCTCTAAAATCGCAGACTTCGTGCATTTTTTAGAAGAAACTTTAGATAAGGTCCGCGCAGGTAGCCTGGAACCGTCTAGCGATCTGATTCAGATAATTCTACTATGTAAGGACCATTTATTTCTCCGATTAGATACTTTCGAATCAGGAGAATTCGAGAGCGAAGAGGTCCTAAAAGAAGGTGAAAATCTGATCTTCAACCTTTCTAAACATAGTCCCAATTCTTTTCAATCGGAGCAGAAAGCTTCCGACAAAGTTTCGAATAATAACGGATCCAAGACCTGGAAACTCCATATTTCCTGCGGTAATAATCTATTCGTTAACGGATTAGATCCCTACCCTTTTCTCAGGTATCTTTCGGAAAAAGGCGAACTAAGCGAGATCAAATTAGATGAAGAAAGGATCCCTAAATTTTCCGATCTGGAAGCTACTGGCTGCTTTTTCGATATAGAAGCCGTTTACAAATCTGAACTTACGAAGGAAGAGATTTTAGAATCCTTCGAATTCGCAGGTTCCGATATGCAGGTCCAACTCGAGTCCGCATCAGATCCTTCTTCGAGTATTCAGGCCTATCAAAATGGAATCACCTCTAAAAATGGATTTCAGGAAAAATCAGAAACCGGATCCAAAAATAAGACTTCGGCTTCCAGAAGTATACGAGTCGATGCGGATAAATTAGACTTAGTCGTAGATCAAGTGGGAGAAGTGGTAGTTATCTCTTCCGCTCTTCAACAGATAGCTTTAGGACTGAAAGACGAATTCTTAGAAGAACTCACCCATAGGATGTCTCGTCTCTTAGAGGAAATACGTTCCAACAGTTTAAAACTGAGAATGGTCCCTGTGCAAACTTTATTTAGCAGGTATTCCAGGGTAGTTTTCGAATTAGGAAAACAAACAGGTAAATCCATCCGCTTGGAAATTAGGGGCGGAGAAACAGAACTTGATAAAAACTTAATAGACAACCTAGTCGATCCATTAACGCATATGGTCCGCAATTCAATAGATCATGGGATCGAATCCTCCGAAGAAGAAAGAATCAATTTAGGAAAACCTTCCGAAGCATTAATAATATTAGCCGCTTCTCATAAGGCTGGCGAGGTCCTTATAGAGATATCGGATGACGGAAAAGGAATAGACCCTGCAGCAGTCCTTAATAGGGCAAAAGAAAAAGGTTTATATAAAGAAGGAGATGCAATTAACGAAGAACAGATCTACTCACTTTTATTCGAACCTGGGTTCTCCACAGCCGCAAGCGTAACCGAACTTTCAGGAAGAGGTGTTGGACTGGATGTGGTAAAAAAGAATGTAGAATCCTTAAGAGGAAGAATAGAGATCAGCTCCGAAAAAGGAAAAGGAACTACATTTAAGATCATACTCCCGCTT
Proteins encoded:
- a CDS encoding chemotaxis protein CheA, with amino-acid sequence MDPREKPGFTDFVSETRDMLESLERDLVKIGEGNREKEILNSLFRSVHTIKGTAGMYDFSKIADFVHFLEETLDKVRAGSLEPSSDLIQIILLCKDHLFLRLDTFESGEFESEEVLKEGENLIFNLSKHSPNSFQSEQKASDKVSNNNGSKTWKLHISCGNNLFVNGLDPYPFLRYLSEKGELSEIKLDEERIPKFSDLEATGCFFDIEAVYKSELTKEEILESFEFAGSDMQVQLESASDPSSSIQAYQNGITSKNGFQEKSETGSKNKTSASRSIRVDADKLDLVVDQVGEVVVISSALQQIALGLKDEFLEELTHRMSRLLEEIRSNSLKLRMVPVQTLFSRYSRVVFELGKQTGKSIRLEIRGGETELDKNLIDNLVDPLTHMVRNSIDHGIESSEEERINLGKPSEALIILAASHKAGEVLIEISDDGKGIDPAAVLNRAKEKGLYKEGDAINEEQIYSLLFEPGFSTAASVTELSGRGVGLDVVKKNVESLRGRIEISSEKGKGTTFKIILPLTLANIDGFLLRIGKNKYAIPLDMVKECMEFHPQESLVGEQNYIKVRDKILPCVDMNDWFGEPKGTEGRRNLVIVNSGNLQAGLIVNELLGRIHSVIKPLGGLFEDTQGVSGFALMGDGSVAMIIDTTTLLSRVRINNEKILHNELNLQITSLSGASK